CATTTTGGACAAGAATCCGAAGAAAAAAGTATTATATGTAACCAGTGAGACGTTCACCAACGAACTGATTGATGCCCTGAGGAATGGTAAAACAGCCGGTAATGAATCTGCCATGCTGAACTTCCGTGATAAATACAGGAACATTGATGTTCTGTTGATTGACGATATCCAGTTTATAATAGGTAAAGAAAGTACTCAGGAAGAGTTCTTCCATACTTTCAATCACCTTCATACACTTGGAAAACAGATCATAATCTCCAGTGATAAACCTCCGAAAGATATCGAGACACTGGAATCCAGACTCCGCACACGTTTTGAGTGGGGTCTCATTGCTGATATCTCATCTCCGGATTATGAGACACGTATGGCAATTCTCCAGAAGAAGATCGAACTGGATCATCTGGAAAAATATAACATTAAGAATGATGTACTGGATTATATTGCAGCCAACGTCAAATCTAACATCCGTGAGCTGGAAGGTTCTCTGAATAAACTCATTGCCCTCTATAAGCTCAACAACAATAATAATCCGATTGATATTGCTCTTGCAGCAGAAGCATTAAAAGATATTATTTCTTCTGATAATAGAAGAGAAGTTACTCCGGAACTGATACTTGATATCGTTGCGGATCATTTTGGTATCACCGTTGCTGACCTTAAAAGCAAAAAACGTGATTCGGAGATTGCCGTTCCACGTCAGATCTGTATGTATCTGATGCGTACTATGACCGATACTGCCCTGAAAGGAATTGGTGCAGTTCTTGGAGGTAAAGACCACTCTACTGTCAAATATGGAGTAGAAAAGATCGCCAAGGATATCGAATCAGATGAGATGATGGCGAATACAATCAATATAATAAAGAAGAAAATCAACCCGGCTTAGGATTTTCCATATAGTTATCCACAATTTATCCACATTATCCACATTTTTGGATACTTGTGTGGATAGTATGTGGACAGTGCGTGGAAAATCCTCCGATTTATTTGGATATGGTGTGGAGAAGTGCTTTTTTGTCCATTTTTCAAAAAAGCAACAAAAATGTTTTCCAAAGCAGTTCCACACATTTTCCAGTTTAATTACACAGACTTATCAAAGCGCGAAACGCCTGAGTTTACTGGGCGCGCAGGGGTTTTCCTCTTATCCACAGCCCCTAAGGCGAATAAGGCGGAAAAAATTTATTTATTTCTATATATGCGTAACGTGGGAAAGGAGTTTTACACATATGAAAATCGTATGTAACAAATCAGACCTTGTAAAAGGAGTTAATATTGTTTCTAAAGCTGTTCCTGGAAAAACAACAATGCCAATATTGGAATGTATCTTAATTGATGCCACTACTGACATTATTAAGTTGACTGCCAACGATATGGAACTTGGCATCCAGACAGAAATTGCAGGTGAGATCATTGATCGTGGTATGATTGCCATTGATGCAAAGATTTTTTCTGAAATTGTTAGAAAACTTCC
The sequence above is drawn from the Dorea formicigenerans genome and encodes:
- the dnaA gene encoding chromosomal replication initiator protein DnaA, with amino-acid sequence MNEVKEKWPEIIEHLRVEHELLNVSFNTWIKPLKVYDVIDDTAYILVNKDSSVEYIDKKYRLPLMVCIAEITGKEYEIQFVSEDDDKLNEIHNASIDNGQKKKTKSLAEKAGLNPKYTFDTFVVGGNNNFAHAASLAVAESPGEVYNPLFLYGGVGLGKTHLMHSIAHFILDKNPKKKVLYVTSETFTNELIDALRNGKTAGNESAMLNFRDKYRNIDVLLIDDIQFIIGKESTQEEFFHTFNHLHTLGKQIIISSDKPPKDIETLESRLRTRFEWGLIADISSPDYETRMAILQKKIELDHLEKYNIKNDVLDYIAANVKSNIRELEGSLNKLIALYKLNNNNNPIDIALAAEALKDIISSDNRREVTPELILDIVADHFGITVADLKSKKRDSEIAVPRQICMYLMRTMTDTALKGIGAVLGGKDHSTVKYGVEKIAKDIESDEMMANTINIIKKKINPA